The proteins below are encoded in one region of Aquisphaera giovannonii:
- a CDS encoding ABC transporter permease, with the protein MVPDWLLDWFDNPLFMKHVRSRLRRPAIVSGSIVTLAICLCIAWAGYEFNQFVSGGTYGALLVLQAILLCIMGASQVGTAVSSARASGILEFHRVSPLTPTELALGYFFGAPVREYLLFLVTIPLAILCVAAGTPDLRGFLQVMIVLIASSWVLQSVALVNGLITKRPTGGRGIIGLIIFLGWIGGGIFPAFGNVANLLDREPRLGFFGISLPWLPVVLLYQAPIILFAFLAARRKLESERLHALSKPQAMAAMGVAGLLAVGGTWGLTDNEFVTFLILYALVGLGILLTIIVTPKQAEYYKGLLRAMRKGEERPSWWADHSMNRPFLAVVGAIVLGASTIVWHRSFSDGSAASSVARKGMPLSIAVGTLVVVYFGLALQYFLARFGRGGTTYLTLFLFLAWLIPLVLGTIIIVADFRRTSSAQVVYALGPIAGIGLASGAATSGFNSTAENFPWVAAAAITPTLLFTFVFNMLVSSAKKRFRRVVSDASRWTPESGQTDRPAFLEHWESDDRPSAPTPGEVPTSGASS; encoded by the coding sequence ATGGTCCCGGACTGGCTGCTGGACTGGTTCGACAACCCCCTGTTCATGAAGCACGTCCGCTCGCGGCTCCGCCGCCCGGCGATCGTCTCCGGGTCGATCGTCACGCTGGCGATCTGCCTGTGCATCGCCTGGGCCGGATACGAGTTCAACCAGTTCGTGAGCGGCGGGACGTACGGGGCGCTCCTGGTATTGCAGGCGATCCTCCTGTGCATCATGGGGGCCTCGCAGGTCGGCACGGCCGTGTCGTCGGCCAGGGCATCGGGCATCCTCGAGTTCCACCGCGTGTCGCCCCTGACCCCCACGGAGCTGGCGCTCGGCTACTTCTTCGGTGCGCCGGTCCGGGAGTACCTGCTGTTCCTGGTCACGATCCCGCTGGCAATCCTCTGCGTCGCCGCGGGGACGCCGGACCTGCGGGGATTCCTCCAGGTCATGATCGTGCTCATCGCCTCGTCGTGGGTCCTCCAGTCGGTCGCGCTCGTCAACGGCCTGATCACGAAGCGGCCGACGGGCGGGCGGGGCATCATCGGGCTCATCATCTTCCTGGGCTGGATCGGCGGCGGCATCTTCCCGGCGTTCGGCAACGTGGCCAACCTGCTCGACCGGGAGCCGAGGCTCGGGTTCTTCGGCATCTCGCTGCCGTGGCTGCCGGTGGTTCTCCTGTACCAGGCCCCCATCATCCTGTTCGCCTTCCTCGCCGCGCGGCGGAAGCTGGAGTCGGAGCGGCTCCATGCCCTGTCCAAGCCGCAGGCGATGGCGGCGATGGGAGTCGCCGGGCTCCTCGCCGTCGGCGGGACCTGGGGGCTCACCGACAACGAGTTCGTCACCTTCCTCATCCTCTACGCCCTGGTGGGCCTGGGGATCCTCCTGACGATCATCGTCACTCCCAAGCAAGCGGAGTACTACAAGGGGCTCTTGCGGGCGATGCGGAAGGGCGAGGAGAGGCCCTCGTGGTGGGCCGACCATTCCATGAACCGGCCGTTCCTCGCCGTCGTCGGAGCGATCGTCCTGGGCGCCTCGACGATCGTCTGGCATCGGAGCTTCTCGGACGGCTCGGCGGCCTCCAGCGTCGCGCGGAAGGGGATGCCCCTGTCGATCGCCGTCGGCACGCTGGTCGTCGTCTACTTCGGGCTGGCCCTCCAGTACTTCCTGGCGCGATTCGGCCGGGGGGGCACGACCTACCTGACGCTCTTCCTCTTCCTGGCCTGGCTCATCCCTCTGGTGCTCGGGACGATCATCATCGTCGCCGACTTCCGCAGGACGTCGTCGGCCCAGGTCGTCTACGCCCTGGGCCCGATCGCGGGGATCGGCCTGGCGTCCGGGGCGGCCACGAGCGGGTTCAACTCCACCGCCGAGAACTTCCCCTGGGTGGCGGCCGCCGCGATCACCCCGACCTTGCTCTTCACGTTCGTCTTCAACATGCTCGTCAGCTCGGCCAAGAAACGGTTCCGCAGGGTCGTGAGCGATGCTTCCAGGTGGACCCCGGAGTCGGGCCAGACGGACCGGCCGGCGTTCCTGGAACACTGGGAGTCGGACGATCGCCCCTCTGCTCCGACGCCGGGCGAGGTCCCTACTTCAGGGGCCTCGTCGTGA
- a CDS encoding TlpA disulfide reductase family protein — MSTPRFLLSLAVLSLATGARAQQATPSSVASILDRSDRALVRDLGAYLRQNPKADDRDQGYAALFNKAIEHDWFADTEEAATRYVKNDPDGPVRALAQIILTMSRATAGRYEEALARYKELMNGLGKPEEETFATSFSETFAGSAATAGEFATAKQVYTILQERFPDSTTVRDKVTREIGRLDRIGKPVESFQAIDLNGKAIRSESLKGKYVLVDFWATWCGPCLAELPRLQETYRKYHDAGFEILSISLDETRTPVADFVSTRKIPWPQVHNGSAGTDLVEAFGVGSIPASYLVDPEGTIIRLDLRGQSLDAALAKLTTRPLK, encoded by the coding sequence GTGAGCACCCCTCGGTTCCTCCTCAGCCTGGCCGTGCTGTCCCTCGCGACGGGGGCAAGGGCCCAGCAGGCCACGCCGTCGAGCGTGGCGTCGATCCTCGACCGCAGCGACCGCGCACTCGTCCGCGACCTGGGGGCTTACCTCCGGCAGAACCCGAAGGCCGACGACCGCGACCAGGGCTATGCCGCGCTCTTCAACAAGGCGATCGAGCACGATTGGTTCGCGGATACCGAAGAGGCCGCGACCCGGTACGTGAAGAACGATCCCGACGGGCCCGTGAGGGCGCTCGCGCAGATCATCCTGACGATGTCCCGCGCCACGGCCGGTCGCTACGAAGAGGCACTGGCCCGCTACAAGGAACTGATGAACGGCCTGGGCAAGCCCGAGGAAGAAACCTTCGCAACGAGCTTCAGCGAAACCTTCGCCGGTTCGGCCGCGACCGCGGGCGAGTTCGCGACCGCGAAGCAGGTGTACACCATCCTCCAGGAACGGTTCCCGGACAGCACGACGGTCCGCGACAAGGTCACGCGAGAGATCGGACGCCTCGACCGCATCGGCAAGCCGGTGGAGTCGTTCCAGGCCATCGACCTGAACGGCAAGGCGATCCGTTCCGAGTCGCTGAAGGGCAAGTACGTCCTCGTGGACTTCTGGGCGACCTGGTGCGGGCCGTGCCTCGCGGAGCTGCCCCGGCTCCAGGAGACCTACCGCAAATACCATGACGCGGGGTTCGAAATCCTCTCCATCAGCCTGGATGAGACGCGGACACCCGTGGCCGACTTCGTGTCCACCCGGAAGATCCCCTGGCCCCAGGTCCACAACGGCTCGGCCGGCACGGACCTGGTGGAGGCCTTCGGCGTCGGCTCGATACCGGCCTCCTACCTGGTTGATCCGGAGGGGACCATCATCCGCCTGGACCTCCGCGGCCAGTCCCTGGACGCGGCGCTCGCCAAGCTCACGACGAGGCCCCTGAAGTAG